The DNA window ATAGTTTTCCCACTTTTCCCGGACTCTTCTTGTGATTTCATCGGCCACCTCCCGATCCGACAGCTTTAACTGGAACGGAACGACCACATCGAATATCAGGTTCGTATGGGTGGGTCCCTTGACCATCCTGAAATCGTGGATGGATAAGTCCCCGTTTATTTCTTTGACCAGCTCCGCCACGCACTGTTTGACGCTCTTGACCTCATCGTCGTTGGTGGCAATGGGGTCCATGTGGATAACGGCATCGCAGCCCAGCTTCTCTTTTAACTCTTTTTCCGCCTGGTCTATCACATCGTGAAGCTCAAAAATATTTCCATCTCCCGGAACCTCGCCGTGGAAGGAAATCATCAGCCTGCCCGGTCCGTAATCGTGCACCACCAGATCGTGGATTCCCACGATCTCGCTGTGGGACAGCGCAATGTCCCGGATCTGGTTGATCAGCTCCTCCTCCGGCGGCTGGCCGAGAAGCGGGCTCAGCGTATCCTTTGCCGCGCTGTAGCCTGCATAGAGGATGAACAGAGCCACCATGGCCCCGCACCAGCCATCCACATTCACGCCGGTGAATTTAAGCACCAGCATAGCCAGGAGTACGACGGAGGTAGCCACCGCGTCGCTCAGGCTGTCCGTGGCCGTCGCCTTCATCGCAGCGGAGTCTATCTGCCTGCCGACAAACCGGTTATAGCTGCACATGTAAAGCTTTACGCACACGGAAACCACCAGAATCACGATTGCCGTCATACTCATCTCAACAGGGGCGGGTGACAGGATCTTGGACACAGAAGATTTGGCCAGCTCCACGCCCATCAGGATAATTGCAGCCGAGACGGCAAGTCCCGATATGTACTCAATCCTCCCGTGGCCGAAGGGATGCTCGGCGTCCGGCTTCATTCCCGCAAATTTGAACCCGATCAGCGTGATGAGGGAGGAACCCGCATCCGAAAGGTTATTGAAGGCATCGGCCATAATGGCGATGGAACCGCTTAAAACGCCCGCCAGATATTTTCCGATAAACAGGCAGATATTGAGCCCGATCCCCACGGAACTGCAAAGCGAGCCGTACATACGTCTCACCGCGGGGTCTTTTATGTTATCGGAGTCCTTTATGAATCGTTTAATCAGAAATTTAATCATTGCTCAACCTCGTTCTTTAAAAATACGAACCGGCTCCCATCGGACAATTCCGGTGTATAGGAAAAACCGAGACGGTCAAACTCTTTTACCGTCTCAAATCCCATGGCATTGTGTTCTGCCAGAAAGCGGACCATCTCACCTCTGGCCATCTTTGCCTCCGTCGCCTTTACTTTAATCTTCCCGTCTTTCATGGTTCCGAATATACAGGTGGCAAACTCGTCCTCCGGCTTCAGCCACGGTTCCACGGCGCTGCTGTACTCTTTCGATGCCAGATTGAGGACTTTCACGCGTCCCGCGCCCTTCTCCGGGCGGTACAGCTCCCGGTAAAGCTCGTCCTTCCAGTAGCCGTAAAGGTCCTTTGCTCCCCCCACAGGGAGTTTGGCCTGCATCTCCAGGCGGTACGGCACAACGGCGTCGTCGGCCCTTAAAATACCGTAAAAACCGCTCAGGATACGCAGATGACGGCATATGTACTCCCACTGGGCCTCAGAAAATATCTGAGGCGCCATATATTGATACTGGATTCCCACATAGGAGAGCGCCGCCGGCGTCATATTTCTTCTCAGATCCATATCACGGTAGCGCAGATAGTTCTGATGGGTGATTGCGTCATTAGCCGAAAACAGTTTCTTAAGCTCAGGCTCCGTAAAGGACTGCAGCTTCTCTTTCAGCACCTCCGTCTTCTCTATCAGCACAGGCATATTTTTCCAGGGCAGCTCATCCGCCTTAACCTGCATTTTCTTTGCCGGGGATATAATAATGCGAAGCTCTGCAGCCAGAGCTTCTTTTTCTCTCTTTGTCATCTTTTTAATTGCCGCCTCCCGCTTCATGGCTTCCTCTTTTGTTTCCCAGGCCTCATAATAGGCCAGCGTGACCGGCCGCCTGCTCTTCGTATATTTGGCACCTTTTCCCGCGTTATGTGTCTTCAGCCGCTCCTCCAGATGGTTTGTCCACCCGCAGTAGAGCGACGAATCGGAACATCGCAGAAGGTATGTGTAATTCATCATCTTCCTCCAAGGGGGTATGTAAACGGTAACAACACCTTGCAATGTGCCGTTACCGTCCAAAGCCCCGGGATGCCTTTCGGCAGTTCCACTTTAGAGCCTTGTATCTATCTAAAGCATCGGCCGGATGCGCTACTCTCTTCCTCTGCTTTGGCTATAATCTATTATATGGATTTTCTCCTGAAATGCAACTTTCATTCCGGCATTTTTTTCCGGCTGTCAAAATACAGGAAGTTGTCAATGCTGTCCAGTATGTCGGAAAACTCCTCCCTGGGAGCCAGTTCGATATACTGTTTCAGCATCTGTTTTTCCTTCTTCTTATAGCGTCCGTAGAAAATGTCGTAGAGGTTGTGGCCTCTCATATGAATTTTAAAAAGCTCCATATTATTTTTTATATCTTCTTCCGATTCCGGAGTCCGTCCCAGCGCACTGACAAACTTTCTGCCCGAACGAAGCCGACCGAGATATTCTGTCCACTTCTGCCAAAGAATATGATAAAATTCTTCCTCCGATTTCACAATTCCGATTTTTGCCATGATTTCCGGATTGAGGAAGTAATTTTCAAAGGAATAATATTTCAGAATCAGGACGTTTTTCCGTCTTACCCTCGGCAGGCGGTCCACATCCCTCAGGTTCTGCTCATCATAATAACGGCACAGTTCTCCGGCCAGCTCCTCCGGATCCTTTCCGTCCCCATCCCGGATCATCAGGAACTGATCTTTTAAATAAACCTGGTTCATATATTTTAAATTGGCGTATGTCTTGATATTGGTACAGCTGTTTGTCGTTATGATGGCAATCCTCGAAAGGTTCCCTTCCCTGTCGTGAACCTCGGAATAATATTTTTCCAAAAGCAGTGGAAGGCGGCTCTTGTCCTGTTTCCCTTCCACGATAAATACAAAGTCTACATTCAGCGCGTCGGCCGCCCCATAACCGAGATCATCAAGGATTTCCCCGATGTCCGTATTCTGGCGGAGCACGGAGTAATACTCGCTGTCCAGCACCACCTGCCGGATCTGGCCGTTGGTGAAATTCAGCAGTAACTGGGGAGAATGGGTACTGAACACAACCTGG is part of the [Clostridium] symbiosum genome and encodes:
- a CDS encoding cation diffusion facilitator family transporter, encoding MIKFLIKRFIKDSDNIKDPAVRRMYGSLCSSVGIGLNICLFIGKYLAGVLSGSIAIMADAFNNLSDAGSSLITLIGFKFAGMKPDAEHPFGHGRIEYISGLAVSAAIILMGVELAKSSVSKILSPAPVEMSMTAIVILVVSVCVKLYMCSYNRFVGRQIDSAAMKATATDSLSDAVATSVVLLAMLVLKFTGVNVDGWCGAMVALFILYAGYSAAKDTLSPLLGQPPEEELINQIRDIALSHSEIVGIHDLVVHDYGPGRLMISFHGEVPGDGNIFELHDVIDQAEKELKEKLGCDAVIHMDPIATNDDEVKSVKQCVAELVKEINGDLSIHDFRMVKGPTHTNLIFDVVVPFQLKLSDREVADEITRRVREKWENYYAVIEIDHSYVL
- the yaaA gene encoding peroxide stress protein YaaA; protein product: MTKREKEALAAELRIIISPAKKMQVKADELPWKNMPVLIEKTEVLKEKLQSFTEPELKKLFSANDAITHQNYLRYRDMDLRRNMTPAALSYVGIQYQYMAPQIFSEAQWEYICRHLRILSGFYGILRADDAVVPYRLEMQAKLPVGGAKDLYGYWKDELYRELYRPEKGAGRVKVLNLASKEYSSAVEPWLKPEDEFATCIFGTMKDGKIKVKATEAKMARGEMVRFLAEHNAMGFETVKEFDRLGFSYTPELSDGSRFVFLKNEVEQ